In Aquimarina spinulae, a single window of DNA contains:
- a CDS encoding sensor histidine kinase, with the protein MQKDSNEAISWFQKAIRISKRVKNPKGELDALQFLMRIQPNDVGIKNRYITLSDSLKKQELQVKTQFAKIRYDDRLKSEEIENLKVIMAKQRLEVSIQRTQKIIYLLAGIILLLAIAFFRYYLVQKHRKEKEIEVYETEKRISKRIHDELANDISHLTSFVEKTEDIPIVSTKELLGNKLQNIYLRARDISIETATVDVDEFEGELINLIQQYNTSDVSVITNVSEFEWTTIPDYKKIAVYRVLQELFINAKKHSHCKRITLMVKDSDKKRVIKYIDNGKGCNISTIKTNGLVNAENRIENIKGKLTFETSPEQGFRATIVFQK; encoded by the coding sequence TTGCAAAAAGACAGCAACGAGGCTATATCCTGGTTTCAAAAAGCAATCCGAATCTCTAAGAGGGTCAAAAACCCAAAAGGAGAATTAGATGCGCTACAGTTTTTGATGAGAATACAACCCAATGATGTTGGTATAAAAAACAGGTATATTACATTAAGTGATAGCCTTAAGAAACAAGAGTTACAGGTAAAAACCCAGTTTGCCAAGATACGGTATGATGATCGATTAAAATCTGAAGAAATTGAAAACCTGAAAGTGATTATGGCAAAGCAACGACTGGAAGTTTCTATACAGAGAACTCAAAAAATCATATATCTGTTAGCTGGGATTATATTATTGCTTGCCATCGCTTTTTTTAGATATTATCTGGTTCAGAAGCACAGAAAAGAAAAAGAAATAGAAGTCTATGAAACCGAAAAAAGAATTTCTAAAAGGATTCATGATGAATTGGCTAATGATATTTCTCACTTAACCAGTTTTGTAGAAAAAACAGAAGATATCCCGATTGTTTCTACAAAAGAACTGTTGGGAAACAAGTTGCAAAATATATATCTGAGAGCAAGAGATATTTCGATAGAAACAGCAACTGTAGATGTTGATGAATTTGAAGGAGAACTCATAAACCTGATACAACAATACAATACTAGTGATGTAAGTGTAATCACTAACGTATCAGAATTTGAATGGACAACGATACCTGATTATAAAAAAATAGCAGTATACAGAGTTTTGCAGGAACTTTTTATCAATGCCAAAAAACATAGCCATTGTAAAAGGATAACATTGATGGTAAAGGACAGTGATAAGAAAAGGGTGATTAAGTATATAGATAATGGAAAAGGGTGCAATATTAGTACTATAAAAACAAATGGATTGGTAAATGCGGAAAATCGCATAGAAAATATCAAAGGGAAGCTTACTTTTGAAACAAGCCCTGAACAAGGATTTAGAGCCACTATAGTATTTCAAAAATAG